Proteins found in one Pontibacter sp. SGAir0037 genomic segment:
- a CDS encoding FKBP-type peptidyl-prolyl cis-trans isomerase, translating to MLSKTKFILPVLAGAALLFQSCKSTNNDEFLTTDTGLSYKIFEQKDGGEYENKGKVNPADSTGARLGQVVTMHMSYKNAEDSVLFDSRAQEPKMPIMIPVMASTFKGSLEEGLTLLSAGDSAVFKINADSLFTKTFRQPMPPFIKSGTFLTFYIKALKVQSEEEAIADMQREQQERAAKQVSIDDEKIQSYFKENNLQGFQKTESGLYYKITQQGKGAQPTAGDEVSVHYKLTHLDGKELESSYENPMTGGEPFSFPLGQGRVIPGWDEGIALLNKGSKATLLVPSTLAYGPQDRGPDMPANSVLRFDVELVDVKKQ from the coding sequence ATGTTATCTAAAACAAAATTTATCCTGCCAGTTCTAGCTGGTGCAGCTTTATTGTTCCAGTCGTGCAAATCGACTAATAACGACGAATTCCTTACAACCGATACTGGCCTTTCTTACAAAATATTTGAACAGAAAGATGGTGGTGAGTATGAGAACAAAGGCAAAGTAAACCCGGCAGACTCTACCGGAGCACGTTTAGGCCAGGTGGTAACCATGCACATGTCCTACAAAAATGCAGAAGACTCTGTTCTTTTTGACTCTCGCGCACAAGAGCCTAAAATGCCTATCATGATCCCGGTAATGGCTTCTACCTTTAAAGGTAGCCTGGAAGAAGGTCTTACCTTACTTTCTGCTGGTGATAGTGCCGTGTTCAAAATCAATGCTGACTCTCTTTTTACAAAGACTTTCCGTCAGCCGATGCCTCCATTCATTAAATCAGGCACTTTTCTTACTTTTTATATTAAGGCTTTAAAAGTACAGTCTGAAGAAGAAGCAATTGCTGATATGCAGCGTGAGCAGCAAGAGCGTGCTGCCAAGCAGGTTTCAATAGACGACGAAAAGATTCAGTCTTACTTTAAAGAGAATAACCTGCAGGGTTTCCAGAAAACTGAATCTGGCTTGTACTATAAAATTACTCAGCAAGGCAAAGGAGCACAGCCAACCGCAGGCGACGAAGTTTCTGTACACTACAAACTTACTCACCTGGATGGCAAAGAATTGGAGTCCTCTTATGAAAATCCAATGACTGGCGGCGAGCCTTTCTCTTTTCCATTAGGCCAGGGACGTGTTATTCCGGGATGGGACGAAGGTATTGCTTTACTAAACAAGGGAAGCAAAGCTACTTTGTTAGTGCCTTCTACTTTAGCTTATGGCCCGCAGGATCGTGGTCCTGATATGCCAGCCAACTCTGTTCTGCGTTTCGATGTAGAGCTTGTTGATGTGAAGAAACAGTAA
- a CDS encoding FKBP-type peptidyl-prolyl cis-trans isomerase, producing MSLKLFIQRAFTAKPWLKVLLPLLVISLFTACKEPTYNPYAGYIPTAEEIEQQKVKDDQIIQKYFDDNQTGEYAVNKDAVVKTSSGLYYLKEEEGTGPAITSGSTVDVHYIGRFTNNVKFDSSYDRAQTFPVTIDKTGVIKGWHEALKLMKGGERARFFIPSYLGYSYNGNGSIPPNTVLVFDIKVERVR from the coding sequence ATGAGCCTTAAACTTTTCATCCAACGCGCATTTACTGCCAAACCCTGGTTAAAAGTGCTCTTACCACTTTTAGTAATTTCTCTGTTTACGGCTTGCAAAGAGCCTACTTATAATCCTTATGCAGGTTACATTCCTACCGCTGAGGAAATTGAGCAGCAAAAAGTGAAAGATGATCAGATTATCCAGAAATACTTTGATGATAATCAGACAGGTGAATATGCTGTAAACAAGGATGCAGTAGTAAAAACAAGTTCTGGCTTATACTACCTTAAAGAGGAAGAAGGAACAGGACCAGCAATAACTTCTGGTTCTACAGTAGATGTACACTACATTGGTCGTTTTACAAACAATGTTAAGTTTGACAGTTCCTACGACAGAGCACAAACTTTTCCTGTTACTATTGATAAGACTGGTGTTATCAAAGGTTGGCATGAAGCTTTGAAGCTCATGAAAGGTGGAGAAAGAGCACGTTTTTTTATTCCTTCATATTTAGGCTACAGCTATAATGGCAATGGCTCTATACCTCCTAATACAGTTTTAGTTTTCGATATTAAAGTAGAAAGGGTGCGATAA
- the recO gene encoding DNA repair protein RecO: MLVKTRGIVLNYIKYRESSIIAKVYTEQLGVQSYIVNSVRKKGGGSRIALFQPFSLLDMVVYTSHKGGLTRISEYKVAHPFISIPFDIMKSSILMFLSEMVTRTVKEEEENAPLFTFLYEAIIVFDEQEQHFENFHLVFLLQLARYLGFGPTTGAEIVEQVAFSANAQALTGAPPVLALQAYELYFDQLLSQSPELHIPNGRVRRELLAILIRYYQLHVDRLGEIKSLAILSEVLG, from the coding sequence ATGCTGGTAAAAACAAGAGGTATTGTACTGAACTATATCAAGTACCGCGAATCATCTATCATTGCAAAAGTATATACAGAGCAGCTCGGGGTGCAGTCGTATATCGTAAACAGTGTGCGTAAAAAGGGGGGAGGTTCCCGGATAGCCCTGTTTCAGCCTTTCTCGTTGCTCGACATGGTGGTATATACTTCTCATAAAGGCGGGCTTACCCGTATTTCAGAGTATAAGGTAGCGCATCCTTTTATTTCTATTCCGTTTGATATTATGAAGAGCAGCATCCTGATGTTTCTCTCCGAAATGGTAACACGCACAGTAAAAGAAGAGGAAGAAAACGCGCCTCTGTTTACTTTTCTATATGAGGCTATTATTGTATTTGATGAGCAGGAACAGCATTTCGAAAATTTTCACCTCGTTTTCCTGCTGCAGCTTGCCCGGTACCTGGGTTTCGGGCCTACGACAGGAGCAGAGATAGTGGAGCAGGTAGCTTTTTCAGCGAATGCACAGGCCCTGACAGGTGCGCCACCAGTGCTGGCACTACAGGCTTATGAGCTATACTTTGATCAGTTGCTCAGCCAGTCGCCTGAGTTGCACATCCCCAATGGGCGGGTAAGGCGGGAGTTGCTGGCTATTCTGATCCGTTACTACCAGTTGCATGTAGACCGTTTAGGAGAAATAAAATCTCTGGCGATACTTTCGGAAGTGTTGGGCTAG